One window of the Colletotrichum destructivum chromosome 4, complete sequence genome contains the following:
- a CDS encoding Putative transcription initiation factor IID, subunit 13, histone-fold has product MEPRARAAKNVGKMNFSHNELGQLLYAHGDVRMPLPETVRVLDEIVTEFIQGLAFEATRAANYAGRQKVKYEDFEFAFRKNDAFLGKVQEVFEKKGEIESAKKIFSKDEEVGLMKEVADQEQKKDKQPNGVAETPTAAETAAKQEEELGEADDDADAESEVAGRPAKRVRLDGEGK; this is encoded by the exons ATGGAGCCTCGTGCCCGCGCCGCCAAAAATGTTGGCAAAATGAACTTCAGCCATAACGAGC TGGGACAGCTCCTCTACGCCCATGGCGACGTCCGCATGCCGCTCCCCGAGACGGTCCGCGTGCTCGACGAAATTGTGACTGAGTTCATCCAGGGCCTTGCTTTCGAGGCAACACGCGCAGCCAACTACGCGGGCCGCCAAAAGGTCAAGTACGAGGACTTTGAGTTCGCGTTCCGCAAGAACgacgccttcctcggcaaggTCCAGGAAGTAttcgagaagaagggcgagatcGAGTCGGCCAAGAAGATCTTTTCAAAGGACGAAGAGGTCGGTCTGATGAAGGAAGTGGCGGATcaggagcagaagaaggacaagcaGCCAAACGGGGTGGCCGAGACCCCGACTGCGGCGGAAacggcggcgaagcaggaggaggagctgggcgaggcggacgatgacgccgatgccgagagCGAGGTCGCGGGACGACCGGCGAAGAGGGTGCGACTCGACGGGGAGGGGAAGTGA
- a CDS encoding Putative protein kish, translating into MTALFNFQSLLLVILLLVCTCAYVHQLIPAIMDRNKDGFIGIFWKFARVGERLSPYISLCCVVMAASMLVN; encoded by the exons ATG ACCGCTCTTTTCAACTTTCAGtcgctcctcctcgtcatcctcctcctcgtctgcaCGTGCGCATACGTCCACCAGCTCATACCCGCCATCATGGACCGGAATAAGGACGG CTTCATCGGCATCTTCTGGAAATTTGCAAGGGTGGGCGAGCGGTTAAGTCCGTACATCAGCTTATGCTGCGTCGTTATGGCG GCTTCCATGCTCGTCAACTGA